Proteins encoded in a region of the Paenibacillus sp. W2I17 genome:
- the gyrA gene encoding DNA gyrase subunit A → MAEEMNSQITDRDIGVEMRESFMDYAMSIIVSRALPDVRDGLKPVHRRILYAMSELGMTPDKPHKKSARIVGEVIGKYHPHGDSAVYETMVRMAQDFSLRYMHVDGHGNFGSVDGDMAAAMRYTEARLSKIAMEMLRDINKDTIDFQPNYDGEEHEPIVLPARFPNLLVNGVGGIAVGMATNIPPHNLGEVIDGVQAMIQNPDITSMELMDYIQGPDFPTSGYILGRSGIRQAYQTGRGSVTMRAKTNIEENNNKARIIVTELPYQVNKARLVEKIAELVRDKKIDGITDLRDESDRNGMRVVIELRRDVNPGVVLNNLYKHTSMQSTFGINMLAIVNKEPKILNLREVLYHYLQHQIEVIRRRTQFELKKAEARAHILEGLRIALDHIDEIITLIRSSSNADAAREGLIERFSLSHDQAQAILDMRLQRLTGLERERIENEYNELMVKIREYREILANEHLVLEIISTELQEIRDRFSDDRRTEITVGEESILDEDLIPREEVIITITHTGYVKRLPVSTYRSQKRGGRGVVGMDTKDTDFVEHLFVTNSHNYLMFFTDKGKVYRLKAYEIPELGRTARGTPIINLIQIEQGESVNAVIPVQEFESDRYLFFATRQGVVKKTPLEDYTNIRKGGLIGISLRDDDVLIDVKLTDGQQEIIMGTAHGMSIRFSEGNVRSMGRSATGVKGITLDAQDAVIGMDVVDKELDVLIVTAKGYGKRTPVSDYRMQTRGGKGIKTINVTEKNGSVVSLKMVKTEEDLMIITSSGTLIRMSMEGISTMGRYTQGVKLIHIRDEDSVATVSRIDKNEEEPDDESLEGLEGEESQAPVVSLEEGTVSDAEVNEVEGDDDSGSEA, encoded by the coding sequence ATGGCGGAAGAAATGAACTCTCAGATTACAGATCGGGATATAGGCGTCGAGATGCGTGAATCGTTTATGGATTATGCGATGAGCATCATCGTTAGCCGTGCCTTACCTGACGTGCGTGATGGATTGAAGCCGGTTCACCGGCGTATTCTGTACGCGATGTCAGAGCTCGGCATGACACCCGATAAACCACATAAAAAATCAGCCAGAATCGTCGGCGAAGTTATCGGTAAGTATCACCCACACGGTGACTCTGCTGTTTACGAGACGATGGTACGGATGGCACAGGATTTCTCCCTGCGTTATATGCATGTAGATGGACATGGTAACTTTGGATCGGTCGATGGTGATATGGCAGCAGCCATGCGTTACACCGAAGCACGTTTGTCCAAGATTGCTATGGAAATGCTCAGAGATATCAACAAGGATACGATTGACTTCCAGCCGAACTATGACGGTGAAGAACATGAGCCAATCGTTCTGCCTGCTCGTTTTCCTAACTTGCTTGTCAATGGGGTCGGCGGGATCGCGGTTGGTATGGCCACCAATATTCCTCCTCATAATCTGGGCGAGGTCATTGATGGTGTACAGGCCATGATTCAAAACCCGGACATTACATCCATGGAGCTCATGGATTACATTCAAGGACCAGACTTCCCTACGTCCGGCTACATTTTGGGCCGCTCAGGCATTCGCCAGGCGTATCAGACCGGACGTGGTTCAGTAACGATGCGGGCCAAAACCAACATCGAAGAGAATAACAACAAGGCGCGAATTATCGTTACGGAGCTGCCTTATCAGGTAAACAAGGCGAGACTCGTTGAGAAAATCGCCGAGTTGGTACGTGATAAAAAGATTGATGGTATTACTGACCTTCGTGATGAGTCTGACCGTAATGGTATGCGAGTTGTAATTGAGCTTCGCAGAGACGTGAATCCGGGGGTTGTCCTGAACAACCTGTACAAACATACATCCATGCAATCCACTTTCGGGATTAACATGCTTGCGATTGTTAATAAAGAACCTAAAATTCTGAACTTGCGTGAAGTGTTGTATCACTACCTGCAGCATCAGATTGAGGTTATTCGCAGACGTACGCAGTTTGAACTGAAAAAGGCTGAAGCTCGTGCACACATTCTAGAGGGCTTGCGTATTGCGCTGGATCATATCGACGAAATCATTACATTGATTCGTTCATCCAGTAATGCGGATGCAGCCAGAGAAGGTTTGATTGAGCGTTTCTCACTCAGCCATGATCAGGCTCAAGCTATTCTCGATATGCGTTTGCAACGCCTCACAGGTCTGGAACGCGAACGTATTGAAAATGAATATAACGAACTAATGGTCAAAATCAGAGAGTATCGCGAAATTCTGGCCAATGAGCATCTGGTGCTTGAGATTATCAGTACAGAGCTGCAAGAGATCCGCGACCGTTTCAGCGATGATCGTCGTACAGAGATCACTGTAGGTGAAGAGAGTATTCTGGATGAGGACCTGATTCCACGTGAAGAGGTTATCATTACGATTACCCATACAGGCTACGTGAAACGTCTGCCGGTATCCACATACCGCAGCCAGAAACGTGGTGGACGTGGGGTCGTGGGTATGGATACGAAAGATACCGACTTTGTTGAGCATCTGTTCGTGACCAACTCCCACAATTACCTCATGTTCTTCACTGACAAAGGTAAAGTGTATCGTCTCAAAGCTTACGAGATTCCAGAGCTTGGACGTACCGCACGGGGAACGCCGATTATCAACCTGATCCAGATTGAGCAGGGCGAATCGGTCAATGCCGTAATTCCGGTTCAGGAATTCGAAAGTGACAGATACTTGTTCTTTGCTACCCGCCAAGGGGTTGTGAAGAAGACGCCACTTGAGGATTATACCAATATTCGCAAAGGCGGCTTGATCGGTATTTCCTTACGTGATGATGACGTTCTGATCGATGTTAAGCTGACCGATGGACAGCAAGAGATCATCATGGGTACAGCTCACGGAATGTCTATTCGCTTCTCCGAAGGTAACGTACGTTCCATGGGACGTAGTGCAACCGGAGTTAAGGGGATTACATTGGATGCACAGGATGCTGTTATCGGCATGGATGTAGTTGATAAAGAGCTTGATGTTCTGATCGTTACAGCCAAAGGTTACGGTAAACGTACACCTGTCAGTGATTATCGGATGCAGACTCGTGGCGGTAAAGGGATCAAGACTATTAATGTCACAGAGAAGAACGGCTCAGTAGTCAGCCTCAAAATGGTTAAAACCGAAGAGGATCTGATGATTATCACGTCCAGCGGTACGTTGATCCGGATGAGCATGGAAGGCATATCCACTATGGGTCGATACACGCAGGGTGTGAAGCTGATTCATATTCGTGACGAGGATTCAGTAGCCACAGTCAGCCGAATTGACAAAAATGAAGAGGAACCAGACGATGAGTCGCTTGAAGGCTTGGAAGGCGAGGAGTCCCAAGCTCCGGTAGTAAGCTTGGAAGAAGGCACCGTTTCTGACGCTGAGGTTAATGAAGTTGAGGGCGACGACGATTCCGGTTCGGAAGCATAA
- the yaaA gene encoding S4 domain-containing protein YaaA, whose translation MKQVTIRTEYIKLDQFLKLADCIPTGGMAKALLQEGLVRVNKEPEERRGRKLYPGDIVEVDGEGTFEVAAE comes from the coding sequence GTGAAACAAGTTACGATTCGTACGGAATATATTAAGCTTGATCAATTTTTGAAACTGGCTGATTGCATCCCAACCGGAGGTATGGCCAAAGCTCTGCTTCAGGAAGGACTTGTACGTGTGAATAAAGAGCCTGAGGAACGCCGGGGACGTAAGTTATACCCTGGGGATATCGTTGAAGTGGACGGAGAAGGCACATTCGAAGTTGCTGCAGAATAA
- a CDS encoding YheC/YheD family protein, with protein MGIQRVSSKWAKTAVLQRSRIVNEYIPVTRKYSRQTLERMTELFESNYIKPDRGTYGNGVMRVKTTRLYEPVVHSEDSTTDAEVPEEPTDRNLPDEPEASAVISRDTYLTTTYQLQYGTEERSFHSLDELERALNDRIQERDYIIQQGISLMKHGDLPFDLRVLTQKNLQHNWETTGILGRVAAQGKIITNIHGGGRLATFEELVLPHLHQDGFKKLRTELYRLGIHTAVQLQTSFPRLKEIGIDIALDEEGRPWILEVNTLPGIYAFGLLPDKEAYRKIKRYAIAYGRLPSKKAKSSRPSPKAQASSAKKRVRR; from the coding sequence TTGGGTATCCAACGCGTCTCCAGCAAATGGGCCAAAACAGCTGTGTTACAACGCAGTCGCATTGTGAATGAATATATCCCAGTGACCCGAAAATATAGCCGTCAAACTCTGGAACGAATGACTGAGTTATTTGAGTCCAACTATATCAAACCGGACCGTGGTACTTACGGTAATGGCGTTATGCGAGTAAAAACAACCCGTTTATACGAACCTGTCGTTCATTCCGAAGATTCCACCACAGATGCGGAGGTTCCGGAAGAACCTACTGATCGGAACCTGCCTGATGAACCCGAAGCAAGTGCTGTTATCTCCAGAGATACCTATCTCACAACAACATATCAACTCCAATACGGTACAGAGGAGAGATCATTTCATTCCCTGGACGAACTCGAACGAGCACTGAATGATCGCATTCAGGAACGTGATTATATCATTCAACAGGGAATATCGCTGATGAAGCATGGAGATTTGCCTTTTGACTTGCGTGTGTTAACTCAGAAAAATCTGCAACACAACTGGGAAACAACAGGTATTCTGGGACGTGTTGCTGCCCAGGGCAAAATCATCACCAACATTCATGGCGGTGGGCGATTGGCCACGTTTGAAGAACTCGTACTCCCCCATCTTCACCAGGATGGCTTCAAAAAACTTCGCACTGAGCTGTACCGCTTAGGTATTCATACCGCTGTGCAATTGCAAACATCATTTCCAAGACTCAAAGAGATTGGTATTGATATTGCGCTAGACGAAGAAGGGCGTCCCTGGATTCTTGAAGTCAACACACTGCCAGGCATTTATGCCTTTGGCTTATTACCGGACAAGGAGGCGTACCGGAAGATCAAGCGTTATGCGATTGCGTACGGTCGTTTGCCCTCCAAAAAGGCTAAGAGCTCCCGTCCATCCCCTAAAGCACAGGCTTCGTCTGCCAAAAAACGTGTACGCAGATAA
- the gyrB gene encoding DNA topoisomerase (ATP-hydrolyzing) subunit B has translation MSMNQPSYDANEIQVLEGLEAVRKRPGMYIGSTSSKGLHHLVWEVVDNSIDEALAGYCDHIEVSIHEDNSVTVVDNGRGIPVGEHTKMKRPALEVVMTVLHAGGKFGGGGYKVSGGLHGVGVSVVNALSEKVVVTVKREGHIYQQEYRRGAPQYDLKVIGTTDETGTTVRFHPDPEIFTETRVYEYDILLARIRELAFLNKGIGLTLTDERTGATNSFLYEGGIIEYVSFLNQKREVLHENPIYVEGSRDNIQVEVALQYNDNYTENIYSFANNINTHEGGTHESGFKSALTRIINDYARKAGVIKDSTGNLSGDDVREGLTAIISVKIPEPQFEGQTKTKLGNSEVRGIVESLFAEKLQEFLEENPSVSRRILEKGLQAARAREAARKARELTRRKGALEVSSLPGKLADCSSKDASISELYIVEGDSAGGSAKQGRDRHFQAILPLRGKILNVEKARLDRILGNAEIRAIITAMGTGIGDDFDIAKARYHKIILMTDADVDGAHIRTLLLTFLYRYMRKIIEAGYVYIAQPPLFKIERNKVIRYAGSEKERDEIIATLGENAKFNVQRYKGLGEMNAGQLWETTMDPESRTMMQVSINDAILADTMFDTLMGDNVEPRRDFIQENAKYVKNLDI, from the coding sequence ATGTCTATGAATCAACCGTCATATGATGCGAATGAAATTCAGGTCCTTGAAGGATTGGAAGCCGTACGGAAGCGTCCGGGCATGTATATCGGTTCCACCAGTTCCAAGGGCCTGCATCATCTGGTCTGGGAAGTAGTGGACAACAGTATTGACGAAGCGCTTGCAGGTTACTGCGACCACATTGAGGTCAGTATCCATGAAGACAATAGTGTGACTGTAGTCGATAACGGACGGGGTATTCCTGTCGGCGAACATACCAAAATGAAACGTCCTGCACTTGAGGTAGTTATGACTGTCCTCCATGCAGGGGGGAAATTTGGCGGCGGCGGATATAAAGTATCCGGTGGTTTGCATGGTGTTGGTGTGTCCGTTGTGAATGCACTCTCTGAAAAAGTGGTTGTAACGGTTAAACGTGAGGGACATATCTATCAACAGGAATATCGCCGTGGAGCTCCACAGTACGACCTGAAAGTGATCGGTACAACCGACGAAACAGGAACAACGGTTAGATTCCATCCGGACCCTGAAATTTTCACGGAAACAAGAGTTTATGAATATGACATCTTGCTGGCCCGTATTCGTGAGCTGGCGTTCCTGAACAAGGGTATTGGTCTTACACTGACAGATGAGCGTACAGGTGCAACCAATTCATTCCTGTACGAAGGCGGCATTATCGAATACGTCTCCTTCCTCAATCAGAAGCGCGAAGTACTGCATGAAAATCCAATTTACGTTGAAGGTTCCAGAGATAACATCCAGGTGGAAGTTGCCTTGCAATACAATGACAACTACACCGAGAATATCTATTCCTTCGCGAACAATATCAACACGCATGAGGGCGGAACGCATGAATCAGGTTTCAAGAGTGCCCTTACGCGGATTATCAATGACTACGCCCGTAAGGCGGGAGTAATCAAGGACAGCACGGGGAACCTTTCCGGGGATGACGTGCGTGAAGGCTTGACAGCTATTATTTCAGTCAAGATTCCGGAACCGCAATTTGAAGGACAGACAAAGACCAAGCTGGGCAACAGCGAAGTGCGTGGGATTGTAGAATCCTTGTTTGCCGAGAAACTTCAGGAGTTCCTGGAAGAGAATCCTTCCGTATCCCGTCGCATTTTGGAAAAAGGGCTGCAAGCAGCACGTGCGCGTGAAGCTGCCCGTAAAGCCCGTGAACTGACACGTCGTAAAGGTGCACTCGAAGTAAGCTCACTTCCAGGTAAACTGGCAGACTGTTCATCCAAGGATGCTTCAATCAGCGAATTGTACATCGTCGAAGGTGACTCTGCAGGCGGATCAGCAAAGCAAGGTCGGGATCGTCATTTCCAAGCGATTTTGCCACTGCGTGGTAAGATTTTGAACGTGGAAAAAGCTCGTCTCGACCGGATCTTGGGTAATGCGGAGATTAGAGCAATTATTACGGCAATGGGTACGGGTATTGGTGATGACTTCGATATTGCCAAAGCACGCTATCACAAAATCATTTTGATGACCGATGCCGACGTTGATGGTGCTCATATCCGAACACTATTGCTGACATTCCTGTATCGGTACATGCGCAAAATCATTGAGGCAGGTTATGTATATATTGCACAACCGCCATTGTTCAAGATTGAGCGTAACAAAGTGATTCGTTATGCTGGTTCCGAGAAAGAGCGCGATGAAATTATTGCAACGCTCGGCGAAAATGCGAAATTCAACGTTCAGCGTTACAAAGGTCTTGGCGAGATGAATGCCGGACAATTGTGGGAAACGACGATGGATCCGGAGAGCCGGACCATGATGCAAGTATCGATCAATGATGCCATACTTGCTGATACCATGTTTGACACCCTGATGGGGGATAATGTTGAACCGCGTCGTGACTTTATCCAGGAAAATGCAAAATACGTGAAAAACCTCGACATTTAA
- the recF gene encoding DNA replication/repair protein RecF, producing MFVNSIDLQNFRNYEHLRLDSFGPVNLLIGQNAQGKTNLAEAIFVLALTKSHRTSRDKELIRFGEERARLAAEVDKKYGSVKLELSLSQQGKKAKINGLEQRKLSDFVGALNVVMFAPEDLEIVKGTPGVRRRFLDMEIGQVAPGYLYHLQQYQKVLVQRNNLLKQLWGKGASAQTMLEVWNEQLVEHGVKIVKKRKQFIKKLQKWAETIHQGITGGGEVLRLAYLPSFSEAAEEDEAVLMDQFMIKLSQMKEQEIRRGTTLSGPHRDDLSFFINDREVQTYGSQGQQRTTALSLKLAEIELIHEEIGEYPVLLLDDVLSELDPFRQTQLIETFQSKVQTFITATGIESLNVDKLKDASIYHVHAGQVER from the coding sequence GTGTTTGTGAACAGCATTGATCTGCAGAATTTCCGCAATTATGAACATCTGAGACTGGATTCTTTTGGTCCCGTAAACTTGTTGATCGGGCAAAATGCCCAAGGCAAGACCAATCTTGCAGAGGCGATTTTTGTACTTGCACTCACCAAGAGCCACCGTACATCTCGTGACAAGGAGCTGATTCGTTTCGGTGAGGAACGTGCCAGACTTGCAGCAGAGGTCGACAAAAAGTACGGATCGGTCAAGCTTGAACTATCTTTGTCGCAACAAGGCAAAAAAGCAAAGATTAACGGCTTGGAGCAGCGCAAGTTAAGTGATTTTGTCGGAGCGCTCAATGTTGTGATGTTTGCACCGGAGGATCTGGAGATTGTAAAAGGCACACCGGGGGTCCGCCGCCGGTTTCTTGACATGGAGATTGGACAGGTTGCACCTGGCTACCTGTATCACCTGCAGCAATATCAAAAAGTGCTCGTCCAACGAAATAATTTGCTTAAGCAGTTATGGGGAAAAGGGGCATCGGCCCAGACCATGCTTGAGGTGTGGAACGAACAACTGGTCGAGCATGGTGTTAAAATCGTCAAAAAAAGGAAACAATTCATAAAGAAACTGCAAAAGTGGGCAGAAACGATTCATCAGGGGATCACCGGAGGCGGAGAAGTCTTGCGGCTGGCCTACCTTCCTTCCTTCAGCGAAGCCGCTGAGGAAGATGAAGCTGTCTTAATGGACCAATTTATGATAAAATTATCACAAATGAAAGAGCAGGAGATTCGCCGAGGCACAACCCTTAGTGGGCCGCATCGGGATGACCTGTCCTTTTTCATTAACGATCGGGAAGTACAAACATATGGCTCGCAGGGGCAGCAGCGCACAACGGCGTTGTCCCTTAAACTTGCGGAAATTGAACTGATTCATGAAGAAATCGGAGAATATCCAGTTCTGTTGCTGGATGATGTTCTGTCCGAGCTGGACCCTTTTCGCCAGACGCAGCTGATCGAAACGTTCCAGAGCAAGGTGCAAACCTTTATTACGGCTACGGGGATCGAGAGCCTGAACGTTGACAAGCTCAAAGATGCCAGTATTTATCACGTTCATGCCGGACAGGTTGAACGCTAA
- the remB gene encoding extracellular matrix regulator RemB — translation MYIHLGGEKIIRSSELVAIFDISIEKSSKISKQYVTHAEQEKTVEHIGEEEAKSIVVTKNIVYYSPISSATLKKRAHIFPDL, via the coding sequence ATGTACATTCATCTGGGCGGTGAGAAGATCATCCGTTCTTCCGAATTGGTCGCTATTTTTGATATATCGATTGAAAAATCCTCAAAGATCTCCAAGCAGTATGTCACGCATGCCGAGCAGGAAAAAACAGTGGAACACATCGGCGAAGAGGAAGCCAAGTCCATTGTGGTGACCAAAAACATTGTGTACTACTCGCCTATTTCCTCAGCTACGCTGAAAAAGCGGGCTCACATTTTTCCGGATCTCTAG
- the dnaN gene encoding DNA polymerase III subunit beta produces MKISIMKNYLNDSIQQVSKAISSRTTIPILSGIKFDVNHQGVTLTASDTDISIQSFIPLEDGDKSVVQVDQPGSVVLPAKFFVEIIKKLPSQEVHMEVKENFNTFISAGATEIQLVGLDPEEFPVLPSIEENQTVSIPGDLLKNMIKQTVFSISTHETTPILTGVLWSLGDNELKFVATDRHRLATRSAMLDNAEGIRFNNVVISGKTLNELSKIVPDQNTLVDIVVADNQVLFKIDRVLFYSRILDGTYPDTSRIIPTSYKTELVLDTKKLSESIDRAYLLSREEKTNIVRMQTMDSGSVEISSSSSELGKVREEIEPAEFTGDPLKISFNSKYMLDVLKVVESEQLMIAFTGVMSPIILKPLDDSHSLYVILPYRTTN; encoded by the coding sequence ATGAAAATCAGCATAATGAAAAACTACTTAAACGATTCCATACAGCAAGTATCCAAAGCGATTTCGAGCCGTACAACGATTCCGATCCTGAGCGGTATCAAATTCGACGTGAATCATCAAGGTGTAACGTTGACAGCAAGTGACACCGATATATCCATTCAATCCTTCATCCCGCTTGAAGATGGAGATAAAAGCGTAGTTCAGGTAGATCAACCCGGCAGTGTAGTTTTACCAGCCAAGTTTTTTGTGGAGATCATCAAGAAGCTGCCATCACAGGAAGTGCACATGGAAGTCAAAGAGAACTTCAACACCTTTATCTCCGCAGGTGCTACCGAGATTCAACTGGTAGGTCTTGATCCGGAAGAATTCCCGGTACTGCCAAGCATCGAAGAAAACCAAACGGTCTCCATTCCAGGAGATTTGCTGAAAAATATGATCAAACAAACCGTTTTCTCCATTTCCACACATGAGACAACTCCAATCCTGACAGGTGTACTCTGGAGTTTGGGTGACAACGAATTGAAATTTGTGGCAACAGACCGTCACCGTCTTGCTACTCGATCAGCAATGCTGGATAATGCAGAGGGTATCCGCTTCAACAACGTGGTCATTTCGGGTAAAACGCTGAACGAGCTCAGCAAAATTGTTCCGGATCAAAATACCCTTGTGGATATCGTTGTTGCAGATAACCAGGTCCTGTTCAAAATCGACCGTGTATTGTTTTACTCTCGTATTTTGGACGGAACATATCCGGATACTTCTAGAATTATTCCAACGTCATACAAAACAGAACTTGTTTTAGATACAAAAAAATTAAGTGAATCCATTGATCGGGCTTATTTGCTGTCGCGTGAAGAGAAAACAAACATCGTGCGTATGCAAACGATGGATTCGGGATCCGTTGAAATTTCTTCAAGCTCTTCCGAGCTAGGTAAAGTAAGAGAAGAAATCGAACCTGCCGAGTTTACAGGAGATCCGTTAAAAATCTCGTTCAACTCCAAATACATGCTGGATGTGCTGAAAGTTGTTGAAAGTGAGCAGCTGATGATCGCTTTTACTGGAGTCATGAGTCCAATTATCTTGAAACCGCTGGATGACAGTCACAGCCTTTACGTGATATTGCCATATCGGACGACCAACTAA
- a CDS encoding HD-GYP domain-containing protein: protein MGLITLSEVKPGLKLGSDVQTLRGNVLLQKGKVILPKDMEVLRAFMIQQVDIEQERMASSSTGTKGASVSAGSSTNDNNVERAGKTVNVTTAPVVTSLQDEYEKMVGLTKNAFLSSLAAELPVYELRTQLEAVFAHLKQYNVLTFSPRVMQEHDYVYHHAVLSAITSYQLAQWIDLPSKDWMQVAFAGLFHDIGNNKVDPQILHKPSTLTAAEQEEIRQHTKYGYQILKQAKAINEGARLAALQHHEKVDGSGYPLQLSGTQIHIYAKIVAIADIFHAMTLEKIYRKAQSPYLVLEQIQSEAFGKLDPAIVRVFVQRSTQIHNGIRVKLSNNQIGEIVFSDRDHPTRPMVSVEGTIINLMQQRQLHIQEVIG, encoded by the coding sequence ATGGGATTAATCACCCTGTCAGAAGTCAAACCAGGACTCAAACTTGGGAGTGATGTGCAAACACTTCGCGGCAACGTTCTGCTCCAGAAGGGAAAAGTCATTTTACCCAAGGATATGGAAGTGCTCAGAGCCTTTATGATTCAACAGGTAGATATTGAACAAGAAAGAATGGCGTCGAGTAGTACAGGAACCAAAGGTGCATCTGTGTCCGCAGGAAGTTCTACCAATGACAACAATGTTGAACGGGCTGGGAAGACAGTGAACGTCACCACAGCTCCTGTAGTAACGTCTTTGCAGGATGAGTATGAGAAGATGGTTGGACTAACCAAAAATGCTTTCCTGTCCTCTCTGGCGGCTGAATTACCGGTCTATGAGTTACGTACACAGTTGGAGGCTGTGTTTGCACATCTCAAACAATATAATGTGCTTACCTTCAGTCCACGAGTAATGCAAGAACATGATTATGTATATCATCATGCCGTACTGAGTGCGATCACATCCTATCAACTGGCTCAATGGATTGATCTCCCCTCCAAGGATTGGATGCAAGTTGCTTTTGCAGGCTTGTTCCATGATATTGGTAACAACAAGGTAGATCCGCAGATTCTCCATAAACCATCCACGTTGACGGCTGCAGAGCAGGAAGAGATTCGTCAGCATACGAAATATGGTTATCAGATCCTTAAACAGGCAAAGGCCATTAATGAGGGAGCCAGACTTGCAGCTTTGCAGCATCATGAAAAAGTGGATGGATCAGGCTACCCGTTGCAGCTTAGTGGGACGCAGATTCATATTTATGCCAAGATTGTAGCTATCGCTGATATTTTCCACGCCATGACGCTGGAGAAGATCTACCGCAAGGCACAATCACCATACCTAGTCCTAGAACAGATCCAAAGTGAGGCCTTTGGGAAATTGGATCCTGCAATTGTAAGAGTATTTGTTCAACGGTCGACCCAGATCCATAATGGCATCCGAGTAAAACTCAGCAATAACCAAATTGGAGAGATCGTATTCTCTGATCGGGATCATCCTACACGGCCTATGGTCTCAGTAGAAGGAACCATCATTAACCTGATGCAGCAACGGCAGCTTCACATCCAAGAGGTTATCGGATAA